In a genomic window of Melopsittacus undulatus isolate bMelUnd1 chromosome 1, bMelUnd1.mat.Z, whole genome shotgun sequence:
- the CHPF2 gene encoding chondroitin sulfate glucuronyltransferase translates to MRLAALLAALRPVLPLVLGLSLGCSLSLLRASWSQSGAEDQCLGGIGRPGPLAGGALPEVADGRLGPGHEDFRPRIVPYYRDPNKPYKKVLRTRYIQTELGFHERLFVAVLTSKATLNTLAVAVNKTVAHHFSRLLYFTGLRSAKVPHGMVLVAHGDERPIWLMYETMNYIHQHFGSDYDWFYIMQDDTYAQAEQVKALVTHLSINQDVYLGRAEEFIGGDEQARYCHGGFGYLISRSLLLKLHPHLDSCRNEILSVRPDEWLGRCIIDFLGITCVSQLQGQNYHTYELAKNTEPEKEEEEEFQAALAVHPVSDMTLMYRLHKHFSRIQLDRAYQEIQDLQMQIRNLTSLTPAGEVGLTWPVGINAPFLPKSRFEVISWDYFTEQHLFSCPDGSPKCELLGASKADVSEIIESALEQLNSRYQPLLRFSKRQLLNGYRRFDPTRGMEYTLDLLLEAVTQKGHSHVLAKRVSLVRPLSKVEIIPMPYVTEATRVQLVLPLTVQDLDFVANFLDMFAMNTLDTHDNALLTLLFIYHPYDAQRVSQVDVFAGVKAMVGELEKRYAEVKIPWISVKTEVPSQVKLMDIVSKKHPVDTLFFLASVWTEINMEFLNRCRMNTISNWQVFFPVHFQEFNPALVYRGEQTASSTTDFLRDGHFDRHSFAEACFYNSDYMTARTKLAADILDRDEVLESMEVFDVFLHYSGLHLFRAVEPGLVQKYALRSCNPRLSEELYHRCVLSNLEGLASRSHLAMALFEQEQANST, encoded by the exons ATGCGCCTGGCTGCGCTGCTGGCCGCGTTGCGGCCCGTGCTGCCGCTCGTGCTGGGCCTCTCCCTCGGCTGCAGCCTGAGCCTTCTGCGCGCTTCTTGGAGCCAGAGCGGTGCGGAGGACCAGTGTCTGGGGGGGATCGGCCGTCCCGGGCCCCTCGCCGGCGGAGCTCTTCCGGAGGTTGCAGATGGAAGGCTGGGCCCGGGTCATGAGGACTTCAGGCCTAGGATTGTTCCATACTACAGAGACCCCAACAAGCCTTATAAAAAAGTGCTCAG AACTCGCTACATCCAGACAGAATTGGGATTTCATGAAAGACTGTTTGTGGCTGTGCTGACATCCAAGGCTACCCTGAATACATTGGCAGTGGCAGTGAACAAGACAGTAGCCCATCACTTCTCTCGCCTGCTGTACTTCACTGGGTTGCGCAGTGCCAAGGTGCCTCATGGCATGGTGCTGGTGGCCCATGGGGATGAGCGTCCCATTTGGCTCATGTATGAGACCATGAACTATATTCATCAGCATTTTGGTTCTGACTATGACTGGTTCTACATCATGCAGGATGACACCTATGCCCAGGCTGAACAGGTCAAGGCTCTGGTGACACACCTAAGTATTAACCAAGATGTCTACCTGGGACGAGCAGAGGAGTTTATCGGGGGGGATGAGCAGGCCCGCTATTGTCATGGTGGCTTTGGCTACCTGATCTCCCGCAGCCTGCTGCTTAAGCTTCATCCGCACCTTGACAGCTGTCGCAATGAGATCCTTAGTGTGCGGCCAGATGAGTGGCTGGGACGGTGCATCATTGATTTCCTTGGCATCACCTGTGTTTCCCAGCTCCAG GGCCAGAATTATCACACCTATGAACTGGCCAAAAATACTGAgccagagaaggaggaagaagaggagttCCAAGCAGCTCTTGCTGTGCACCCTGTTTCTGACATGACCTTGATGTACCGGCTGCACAAGCACTTCAGCAGGATCCAGCTTGACAGAGCCTACCAGGAGATCCAGGACCTCCAG ATGCAGATCAGGAACCTGACTTCATTGACCCCTGCAGGTGAGGTGGGCTTGACTTGGCCTGTGGGCATTAATGCCCCATTTCTTCCAAAGTCACGTTTTGAGGTAATCAGCTGGGACTACTTCACTGAGCAGCACCTCTTCTCTTGTCCTGATGGCTCCCCCAAGTGTGAACTCTTGGGAGCCAGCAAAGCAGATGTCAGTGAAATCATTGAGTCTGCACTTGAGCAACTTAACAGTCGCTACCAGCCTCTGCTCCGCTTCAGCAAGCGGCAGTTGCTGAATGGTTATCGGCGTTTTGACCCTACACGGGGCATGGAATATACTCTGGACTTGCTGCTGGAGGCAGTGACCCAAAAGGGCCACAGTCATGTTCTGGCCAAACGAGTGAGCTTGGTGCGACCGTTGAGTAAGGTGGAAATTATTCCCATGCCATATGTGACAGAGGCCACACGAGTGCAACTGGTGCTTCCCTTGACAGTGCAGGACCTGGATTTTGTGGCAAACTTCCTGGATATGTTTGCTATGAACACACTGGACACACATGATAATGCCTTGCTGACTTTGCTTTTCATCTACCATCCCTATGATGCTCAGCGTGTCAGTCAGGTGGATGTTTTTGCTGGAGTCAAAGCCATGGTAGGAGAGCTGGAGAAACGCTATGCAGAAGTTAAAATCCCCTGGATTAGTGTTAAAACTGAGGTGCCATCACAAGTGAAACTCATGGATATAGTCTCAAAGAAGCACCCTGTGGATACACTGTTCTTCTTGGCCAGTGTTTGGACAGAAATCAACATGGAGTTCCTGAACCGCTGCCGCATGAATACTATCAGTAATTGGCAAGTCTTTTTCCCAGTGCACTTCCAAGAGTTCAATCCTGCGTTGGTGTACCGTGGTGAGCAGACTGCTTCCTCCACCACTGACTTCCTGAGGGATGGACATTTTGACAGACATTCCTTTGCTGAGGCCTGCTTTTATAATTCTGACTACATGACAGCACGTACAAAGCTAGCAGCTGATATCTTAGACCGAGATGAGGTGCTGGAAAGCATGGAGGTATTTGATGTCTTCCTACACTATTCTGGTCTGCACCTATTCAGGGCTGTGGAGCCAGGCTTAGTGCAGAAATATGCACTGAGGAGCTGCAATCCCCGCCTTAGTGAGGAGTTATACCACCGCTGTGTGCTTAGTAACTTGGAAGGACTTGCATCCCGCTCACATTTAGCCATGGCTCTCTTTGAGCAGGAGCAGGCCAACAGCACTTGA